A section of the Cryobacterium soli genome encodes:
- a CDS encoding YggS family pyridoxal phosphate-dependent enzyme, with amino-acid sequence MTDPGLNERLAGVRDGISAAARSAGRPVEEITTVVVTKFQPVSLVRELLALGVRDFGESRHQEAQAKAADLAGSGIRWHFVGQLQGKKARQVRAYSSVIHSVDRESLVTALGGTVDAAGGSNAGAPVDCFVQVNLTDDPARGGVSIANLAPLVERVLESDGLTLLGLMAVAPLGTEPRRSFALVSELGAQMRQIAPDARYLSMGMSQDYAAAIAEGATHLRIGTAITGNRPAPVNLKTS; translated from the coding sequence ATGACGGACCCCGGGCTGAACGAGCGGCTGGCCGGTGTGCGCGACGGCATCTCCGCCGCCGCCCGCAGCGCCGGCCGTCCGGTCGAGGAGATCACCACCGTCGTGGTGACCAAGTTCCAGCCGGTGAGTCTGGTTCGCGAGCTGCTCGCGCTCGGGGTGCGGGACTTCGGCGAGAGCCGCCACCAGGAGGCCCAGGCCAAGGCCGCCGACCTGGCGGGCTCTGGCATCCGGTGGCATTTCGTCGGACAGTTGCAGGGCAAGAAGGCGCGCCAGGTGCGCGCCTACTCGTCGGTCATCCACTCGGTCGACCGGGAATCGCTGGTAACCGCGCTGGGCGGTACCGTCGATGCTGCCGGCGGCTCGAACGCGGGAGCGCCGGTGGACTGCTTCGTGCAGGTCAACCTCACCGACGATCCCGCACGGGGCGGGGTCTCCATCGCCAACCTCGCACCGCTCGTGGAGCGGGTGCTCGAGTCCGACGGCCTCACCCTGCTCGGGCTGATGGCGGTGGCGCCGCTCGGCACCGAACCGCGGCGCTCGTTCGCCCTGGTCAGCGAGTTGGGGGCGCAGATGCGCCAGATCGCCCCCGACGCCCGATATCTGTCCATGGGCATGTCCCAGGACTACGCAGCCGCCATCGCCGAGGGCGCGACACACCTGCGAATTGGCACCGCAATCACCGGGAATCGCCCGGCACCGGTTAATCTGAAAACGTCGTAA
- the ftsZ gene encoding cell division protein FtsZ yields MSTNQNYLAVIKVVGIGGGGVNAVNRMIELGLRGVEFIAINTDAQALLMSDADVKLDVGRDLTRGLGAGADPEVGRRAAEDHAEEIEEALAGADMVFVTAGEGGGTGTGGAPVVARIAKSIGALTIGVVTKPFGFEGKRRQAQAETGVASLKNEVDTLIVVPNDRLLEISDRGISMLEAFATADQVLLAGVQGITDLITTPGLINLDFADVKSVMQGAGSALMGIGSSRGADRAIKAAELAVASPLLEASIDGAHGVLLSIQGGSNLGIFEINDAARLVQEAVHPEANIIFGAVIDDTLGDEVRVTVIAAGFDGGEPGAKVAEVRRSDLVAAGVAAGVAAVGATGSDTSAVEEPAGSVWSTDAAASTPVADPAFEDDSDDLDIPDFLK; encoded by the coding sequence GTGTCAACTAATCAGAACTACCTAGCAGTCATCAAGGTTGTTGGAATCGGCGGAGGCGGCGTCAACGCCGTCAACCGCATGATCGAGCTCGGCCTCCGCGGGGTCGAATTCATCGCCATCAATACGGATGCCCAGGCACTCCTGATGAGCGATGCCGACGTCAAGCTCGACGTCGGCCGTGACCTCACCCGGGGTCTCGGCGCCGGAGCGGACCCCGAGGTCGGCCGCCGAGCCGCCGAGGACCACGCCGAGGAAATCGAAGAGGCGCTGGCCGGAGCCGACATGGTCTTCGTCACCGCCGGCGAGGGCGGCGGAACCGGAACCGGTGGCGCTCCCGTCGTCGCCCGCATCGCCAAGTCCATCGGCGCCCTCACCATCGGTGTGGTCACCAAGCCGTTCGGCTTCGAGGGCAAGCGCCGCCAGGCCCAGGCCGAGACCGGCGTAGCCTCGCTCAAGAACGAGGTCGACACCCTCATCGTCGTGCCGAACGACCGGCTGCTGGAAATCAGCGACCGCGGCATCAGCATGCTCGAGGCCTTCGCCACCGCGGACCAGGTGCTCCTCGCCGGTGTGCAGGGCATCACCGACTTGATCACCACGCCGGGCCTGATCAACCTCGACTTCGCCGACGTCAAGTCGGTCATGCAGGGCGCCGGTTCCGCCCTCATGGGTATCGGTTCCTCCCGCGGCGCCGACCGGGCCATCAAGGCGGCGGAACTCGCCGTGGCCTCCCCGCTCCTCGAGGCGTCGATCGACGGCGCCCACGGGGTGCTCTTGTCCATCCAGGGTGGCTCCAACCTCGGTATCTTCGAGATCAACGATGCCGCCCGCCTGGTGCAGGAAGCCGTGCACCCCGAGGCGAACATCATCTTCGGTGCCGTCATCGACGACACCCTGGGCGACGAGGTGCGGGTCACCGTGATCGCGGCCGGCTTCGACGGCGGTGAGCCCGGCGCCAAGGTCGCCGAGGTCCGCCGCTCCGATCTGGTCGCCGCCGGAGTTGCCGCAGGCGTCGCCGCCGTCGGTGCCACCGGTTCCGACACCTCCGCCGTCGAGGAGCCCGCCGGTTCGGTCTGGTCGACCGATGCCGCCGCGAGCACTCCCGTCGCCGACCCGGCCTTCGAGGACGATTCAGACGACCTGGACATCCCCGACTTCCTCAAGTGA